From one Melioribacteraceae bacterium genomic stretch:
- a CDS encoding T9SS type A sorting domain-containing protein, with protein sequence MKRILLLLIFVISSVQFAQFEQIRNVHLGDATINEQSKVSFIEKDDSLFCFFRHLSSLNVIVSNDNGLTWSEPQSIQGLLTSNLRNFDVSLTPQNKILISTVRFPQSIMMFNYNFSSNSNIAVGTNTSISGLSTFENLQIDENNYFVSARSSDNTLFYITSNDGGNTWSDKLFSPSISTNEKALQIAQHNNNVFVVYESDGSIKSILTDDLGENWSNEVEIFTSDNEIANPVIQTFDGKLYIAFEEKEYVELIDDYQSNVYYIVSEDGGITWSDKVQFTFYIGNDLISEIVNSGNRLLISLNINRPVYSTYSPYFADLINSVDTAPPAIYDFIIPETVKYHNELIVRAFVNDNNGIASVKVNYNEVEYELFDDGNHNDSLANDNIYGSLIPGIERPLDVNKTFIDVNNLTTPIDNSGRIADIGVEVLRNEIEVVATDINDNSTSNLKLVEYEDFGRGIRLDDISIMFAGGFMLSGYSNGDLIANGVASASLIEDYLPGNVGSDPNYPEYKIYSVWRTDTPFGQSWQDWKTAVDQGAYFYDGDDDGVYNPIDKNSNGLWDEDEDKPDILFDATYFTVYNDAVPKSQKRFNTVDPQGIEIRQTAFASANNTLLSNTVFFRYSIVNTGMIADTLKDVIFSPWVDNDIGYNYNADLVACDTLLQSAFTYKPNDYNDQSFGTNPPALFTTILQGPIKYTGDENDIAFNKLGPDLGVIEYPGFVNVGIESHVHYQSSDPFLGDPTNASEQRNYHLGTTKDGMAPDPCNWYLGSVINQECSNVNPYLWYSGDPVTQTGWINNYTTDQRQLLNTGKFDLVKEQPVDIIVAYTAERGMNSFNSIDLTRETVRYLFEEYGNNFSTLVGVEDQQDEVVNDFSLSQNFPNPFNPTSKIKYQIAKLGKVELKVYDILGREITTLVNEIKAPGTYEVTFNASQLASGVYFYRLTSGDFMQTKKMILLR encoded by the coding sequence ATGAAAAGAATACTCTTACTGTTAATTTTTGTAATTAGTTCTGTTCAATTTGCACAATTTGAACAGATTCGGAATGTTCATTTGGGAGATGCAACTATTAACGAGCAATCAAAGGTTTCATTTATTGAGAAAGATGATTCGTTGTTTTGTTTCTTCAGACATCTTTCGTCTCTAAATGTAATAGTAAGTAATGATAATGGATTGACTTGGAGTGAACCTCAATCTATACAAGGATTGCTTACATCAAATCTCAGGAATTTTGATGTCAGTTTGACTCCACAAAATAAAATACTCATTTCAACTGTACGCTTCCCTCAATCGATTATGATGTTTAATTATAATTTTTCCTCTAACTCAAATATAGCTGTGGGCACAAATACTAGCATAAGCGGTCTTTCAACTTTTGAGAATCTGCAAATTGACGAAAATAATTACTTTGTTTCGGCTCGATCTTCAGACAACACTTTATTTTATATAACTAGCAACGACGGCGGTAATACATGGAGTGATAAGTTGTTCTCCCCTTCAATTTCAACAAATGAAAAGGCTCTTCAAATTGCTCAGCATAATAATAATGTTTTTGTTGTCTATGAATCCGATGGTTCTATTAAGTCAATATTAACAGACGATCTTGGCGAAAATTGGAGTAATGAAGTCGAAATTTTTACATCCGATAATGAAATTGCAAACCCGGTTATTCAAACATTTGACGGCAAGCTTTACATTGCTTTTGAAGAAAAGGAGTATGTAGAGTTAATCGACGATTATCAATCAAATGTATATTACATAGTAAGCGAAGACGGTGGTATTACTTGGAGTGATAAAGTACAATTCACTTTTTACATAGGAAATGATCTTATTTCTGAAATAGTAAACTCGGGTAATCGATTATTGATCAGCTTGAATATAAACAGACCCGTGTATTCAACTTATTCTCCATATTTCGCCGATCTAATTAATTCTGTTGATACTGCCCCGCCTGCTATTTACGATTTCATTATCCCCGAAACTGTAAAATATCATAATGAATTAATAGTGCGTGCATTTGTGAATGATAATAATGGAATTGCATCTGTAAAAGTTAATTATAACGAGGTAGAGTATGAATTATTTGATGACGGTAATCATAATGATTCACTAGCAAATGACAACATATACGGCTCTCTAATCCCGGGAATAGAAAGACCGCTTGATGTTAATAAGACATTTATTGATGTAAATAATCTAACCACACCTATCGATAACTCCGGAAGAATCGCAGATATAGGAGTTGAAGTATTGAGAAACGAAATTGAAGTAGTCGCGACAGATATAAATGACAATTCAACTTCAAATCTAAAACTTGTTGAGTATGAAGATTTTGGAAGAGGAATAAGACTTGATGACATAAGTATAATGTTCGCCGGTGGATTTATGCTATCTGGTTACAGTAACGGAGACTTAATTGCTAACGGAGTGGCTTCGGCAAGTTTAATAGAAGATTATCTTCCCGGAAATGTCGGATCTGATCCAAATTATCCGGAGTACAAAATTTATTCAGTCTGGAGAACCGATACTCCGTTCGGACAAAGCTGGCAAGATTGGAAGACAGCGGTTGATCAAGGTGCATACTTTTATGACGGTGATGATGACGGTGTTTACAATCCGATTGATAAAAACAGCAACGGGCTATGGGATGAAGATGAGGACAAACCGGATATTCTTTTTGATGCTACTTATTTTACTGTCTATAATGATGCAGTTCCGAAATCGCAAAAACGATTCAATACCGTTGACCCTCAGGGAATTGAAATTAGACAAACTGCTTTTGCCTCTGCAAATAATACTTTGCTTAGCAATACGGTATTCTTCAGATACTCAATTGTAAATACAGGAATGATTGCTGATACATTGAAAGATGTTATCTTTTCTCCATGGGTGGATAATGATATTGGTTATAATTATAATGCTGATCTTGTAGCTTGCGATACCTTATTACAATCAGCGTTTACCTATAAACCGAATGATTACAACGATCAGAGTTTCGGGACCAACCCGCCGGCGCTATTCACAACAATTTTGCAAGGACCAATTAAATATACCGGTGACGAAAATGATATTGCTTTTAATAAACTCGGTCCCGATTTAGGTGTGATTGAATATCCCGGATTTGTGAATGTTGGAATTGAGTCTCATGTACATTATCAATCCTCCGATCCATTTTTAGGTGATCCGACTAATGCAAGCGAACAACGAAATTATCATCTTGGAACCACAAAAGATGGAATGGCTCCTGATCCATGTAATTGGTATTTGGGTAGTGTAATAAATCAAGAGTGTTCAAATGTGAACCCATATTTATGGTATTCAGGTGACCCCGTTACACAAACCGGTTGGATTAATAATTATACTACGGATCAGAGACAATTACTTAATACCGGGAAATTTGATTTGGTAAAAGAACAGCCGGTTGATATAATTGTTGCATATACAGCGGAACGAGGAATGAATTCATTCAATTCAATAGATCTAACAAGAGAAACTGTTCGTTATCTTTTTGAAGAATACGGAAATAATTTTTCAACTTTAGTTGGTGTGGAAGACCAACAAGATGAAGTTGTAAATGATTTTTCACTATCGCAGAATTTCCCGAACCCGTTTAATCCAACATCAAAAATCAAATATCAAATTGCAAAATTGGGTAAGGTTGAATTAAAGGTTTATGACATTCTTGGAAGAGAGATTACTACCCTCGTAAACGAAATAAAAGCACCCGGAACATATGAAGTTACTTTCAACGCATCACAACTCGCAAGTGGAGTTTATTTTTATCGTTTAACTAGTGGTGATTTTATGCAGACTAAGAAGATGATCCTCCTTCGCTAA
- a CDS encoding T9SS type A sorting domain-containing protein: MKRFLQIILLLILTLTISGQEAGLTQLNFIDLSDESFSQIIQANSQTDIFTEVDGRIRIRSTNDIDGDWQEISPSGMPQIIQQSNRPFSVLINDDGYYYLAISGGGLYFYLYKSTEPYTLSFVNQGGFRLDINSVKIIEGQNNELIVFASTTNNSLIKITSTDEGDNWSNPVTLYNSLGKIEFFDVFKFIDNSLTIIINEDTNPQQYDIYTSSDYGSTINFDNSLNLISDSIERVRIMQTEDETLYFVFNVVKSYVNHENTNVDYRDIYYITSTDAGQNWSTTTQLTKYMADDKIYGYSVNGNQPLLLINANRYKQILPHPHNYLLNIDLFQDVERPLFTYLDIPYQVHFNETFDISIFAVDNNPITSYEVTFQNITHEMKDDGIGADSIAGDNIYSVRITADSPAYDESTVKSIDINNVYMPFNNSGVLADAHYTGIREPILFRLTNSLGNSSEFDFSLTTTPTEYYGSLGKFEKIGFLFSGGFYLSGFANGQLFANAVASAAFIEDYQAGNVNSIPDDPKNIIYEVHADAAPFGIQWQKWSDAVDQGAYFYDGDENGVYSPIDHNGNGVWDTNEDRPDLLYDATYFTVYNDGKPDTTRRFQDMNPLGIEIRQTVFGSSRNTRLSNTVFVRYSLLNTGLVADTLRDVIFSSWQDPDMGDYVDDRFGSDTTLQSTFVYDHDNEDMSFGIPPAVYFTLVQGPKTYTGNSNDYSLNRRGPILGEDQSQFYKTVGLGSAIFNVRYFWGFMDPASVEEARNFGLGLSAAGEVIDPCTFEHSRFIGGNCNEVNPHFWVSGDPVSNTGWLFDKEGDIRNLLNTEKFDLPVNEPTDIIVAYTIDRGIDGMNSIDLVRERVHYIHEEYANNFSTIVGVDDKHEEVVSDFSLSQNYPNPFNPTTTIQYTIPNVGDEYIRPLRTQLIVYNILGQVVKTLVNELKTPGTYEVTFDASQLASGVYFYRLQSGSFMQTKKMVLLR; the protein is encoded by the coding sequence ATGAAAAGATTTTTACAAATAATTTTATTGCTTATCCTAACTCTTACAATTTCCGGGCAAGAAGCCGGATTAACTCAATTGAATTTCATTGATTTATCCGATGAAAGTTTTTCACAAATTATACAAGCTAATTCTCAAACAGATATCTTTACCGAAGTTGACGGAAGAATTAGGATTCGTTCAACAAATGACATCGATGGCGATTGGCAGGAAATTTCTCCGTCAGGTATGCCGCAAATCATTCAACAAAGTAATCGTCCGTTCTCAGTTCTAATCAACGATGATGGTTACTATTATCTGGCAATTTCCGGGGGCGGTTTATATTTCTACTTGTATAAATCCACCGAGCCTTATACTCTCAGTTTTGTTAACCAAGGTGGTTTCAGATTAGATATCAACAGTGTGAAAATTATTGAAGGACAAAACAATGAGTTAATTGTTTTTGCGAGTACCACAAATAACTCACTGATTAAAATTACTTCAACCGACGAGGGTGATAATTGGAGTAATCCGGTTACCTTATATAATTCTCTTGGTAAAATCGAATTCTTCGATGTGTTCAAATTCATCGATAATTCTCTGACAATTATCATCAACGAAGATACAAATCCTCAACAATATGATATTTATACATCTTCAGACTATGGTTCAACTATTAATTTCGACAATTCTCTGAACCTTATTTCAGATAGTATAGAACGCGTAAGAATTATGCAAACGGAGGATGAAACTCTTTACTTTGTTTTCAACGTGGTTAAATCATACGTTAATCATGAAAACACAAATGTCGATTATCGTGATATTTATTACATAACAAGTACAGATGCCGGACAAAATTGGAGCACCACAACACAACTTACAAAATATATGGCGGATGATAAAATTTATGGTTATTCCGTGAACGGCAATCAACCATTGTTGCTTATAAATGCCAACAGGTATAAACAAATTTTACCGCACCCACATAATTATTTATTAAATATTGATTTATTCCAAGATGTTGAGCGTCCATTATTTACTTATCTAGATATACCGTATCAAGTTCATTTTAATGAAACTTTCGATATATCCATATTTGCAGTTGATAATAATCCCATAACTTCTTATGAAGTCACCTTTCAAAATATAACTCATGAAATGAAAGATGACGGTATCGGAGCTGACTCAATTGCCGGAGACAATATCTACTCCGTACGAATAACAGCAGACTCACCTGCCTACGACGAAAGCACTGTTAAATCTATTGATATAAATAATGTTTACATGCCCTTTAATAATAGCGGTGTATTAGCAGATGCACATTACACGGGAATAAGAGAACCAATTCTATTTAGATTAACAAACTCACTTGGTAATTCATCAGAATTCGATTTTTCACTAACTACAACACCAACCGAATATTATGGTTCATTAGGTAAATTTGAAAAAATAGGATTTTTGTTCTCCGGAGGTTTCTATTTAAGCGGTTTTGCAAACGGTCAATTATTCGCTAATGCGGTAGCTTCAGCAGCTTTTATTGAAGACTATCAAGCAGGTAATGTTAACTCGATTCCAGATGATCCAAAGAATATTATTTATGAAGTTCACGCTGATGCTGCACCATTCGGAATACAATGGCAGAAGTGGAGTGATGCAGTAGATCAAGGTGCATATTTTTATGATGGCGATGAGAATGGGGTCTATTCCCCTATCGATCACAATGGAAACGGCGTTTGGGATACAAACGAAGATAGACCGGACTTACTTTATGACGCAACATATTTCACAGTTTATAATGACGGCAAACCAGATACTACACGAAGATTCCAGGATATGAATCCCTTAGGAATAGAAATTAGACAAACGGTTTTCGGTTCCTCCAGAAATACACGTTTGAGTAATACCGTATTTGTCCGTTATTCATTACTCAACACCGGTTTAGTTGCAGATACATTAAGGGATGTGATTTTTTCAAGCTGGCAGGATCCCGACATGGGTGATTACGTTGATGATCGTTTTGGCAGTGATACTACTTTACAATCAACATTTGTTTATGACCATGATAACGAAGACATGTCGTTCGGAATTCCACCGGCTGTATATTTTACTTTAGTACAAGGTCCGAAAACATACACCGGGAACTCCAACGATTATTCACTAAATAGACGTGGTCCTATTCTCGGAGAAGATCAATCACAATTTTATAAAACAGTCGGATTAGGTTCTGCTATTTTCAATGTCAGATATTTCTGGGGATTTATGGATCCGGCATCCGTTGAAGAAGCAAGAAATTTTGGATTGGGACTTTCAGCAGCGGGTGAAGTGATTGATCCATGTACATTCGAACACAGCAGATTTATCGGAGGTAATTGTAACGAAGTTAATCCACACTTCTGGGTATCCGGCGATCCTGTATCAAATACAGGCTGGCTCTTTGATAAAGAAGGTGATATTAGAAATCTTTTAAATACCGAGAAATTTGACTTGCCGGTAAACGAACCGACAGATATTATTGTTGCATACACAATCGATAGAGGAATTGATGGAATGAATTCAATTGATTTGGTTAGAGAAAGGGTTCATTATATTCACGAAGAGTATGCAAATAATTTTTCTACAATTGTAGGTGTTGATGATAAACATGAAGAAGTTGTAAGTGATTTTTCACTATCGCAAAATTACCCAAACCCGTTTAATCCAACTACTACAATTCAATATACAATTCCAAATGTAGGGGACGAATATATTCGTCCCCTACGTACACAATTGATTGTTTATAACATTTTGGGACAAGTCGTAAAAACATTAGTAAACGAATTAAAAACTCCCGGAACGTATGAAGTTACTTTCGATGCATCACAACTTGCGAGTGGTGTGTATTTTTATAGATTACAAAGCGGTTCTTTTATGCAAACAAAAAAAATGGTTCTTCTTCGTTAA
- a CDS encoding T9SS type A sorting domain-containing protein codes for MYKIILFIILSTALYAQTANAINVNKVYFPFTNNGILADANVPPIGTLARYDSIGFLFSGGFFLSGYANNELFANGMASASLVEDYQAGKVGSSPDDPKNIIYKITDNCEPFGDEWIMWKDAVEQGAYFYDGDGDGLYDPIDKNANGIWDADEDRPDLIYDELYFTVYNDGVEAERKRFNTVAPHGIEIRQSVFASGRNTLLENTVFVRYSILNTGLVTDTLKDVIFSFWQDPDVGDYTDDISGVDTVLQSSFVYDDDNFDYQYGVPPAVFFTIVQGPKTFTGNPNDNAINRMGPVLGEINLQDHKNVGIRSFTFYQGSDPILGDANSAQDLRNYALGFFRDGVEMNPCNFALGYFNEVDCSDANPLFWLSGDPVTDFGWIGNRPTNIRTLLHSGMFNLPKNNPTDIIVAYTIDRGGDGMESITKTRERVSYLLEEYERNFSTILSVDDKPEEVVNEFSLSQNYPNPFNPSTTIKFTVPSDVKRETSITKLVVYDILGREIKTLVNEVKAPGTYEVTFNASQLASGVYFYRLQSGSFIKTKKMVLLR; via the coding sequence ATGTATAAAATAATTTTGTTTATAATTTTGTCAACAGCATTATACGCTCAAACGGCCAATGCAATTAACGTAAACAAAGTTTACTTCCCATTTACAAATAACGGGATTTTAGCCGATGCAAATGTACCGCCAATAGGTACTCTGGCTAGATATGATAGCATTGGTTTTCTTTTTTCAGGTGGGTTTTTTCTTTCGGGTTATGCCAACAATGAACTTTTTGCAAATGGTATGGCGTCGGCTTCTTTAGTTGAAGATTATCAAGCCGGTAAAGTCGGGTCTTCTCCTGATGATCCAAAAAATATAATCTATAAAATTACCGACAACTGCGAACCGTTCGGTGATGAGTGGATAATGTGGAAAGATGCTGTTGAGCAAGGAGCTTATTTTTACGATGGTGATGGTGACGGTTTATATGATCCTATCGATAAAAATGCAAACGGCATTTGGGATGCGGATGAGGATCGTCCCGATTTGATATATGATGAATTATACTTTACAGTATATAATGATGGTGTTGAAGCTGAGAGAAAAAGGTTTAATACTGTAGCACCCCACGGAATTGAAATCAGACAATCAGTTTTTGCTTCGGGAAGAAACACCTTACTAGAGAACACAGTCTTCGTACGATATTCTATTTTAAATACGGGTTTGGTTACCGACACATTAAAAGATGTAATCTTTTCATTCTGGCAAGATCCGGATGTTGGAGATTATACAGATGATATTAGTGGAGTCGATACGGTTTTACAATCTAGTTTCGTTTACGATGATGATAATTTTGATTATCAATACGGAGTACCACCGGCTGTTTTCTTTACTATTGTTCAAGGGCCAAAAACTTTCACAGGTAATCCGAATGATAATGCAATAAATCGAATGGGTCCGGTTCTTGGTGAAATTAATTTACAAGATCATAAAAATGTTGGAATTAGATCTTTCACGTTCTATCAAGGTTCAGATCCAATTCTAGGTGATGCAAACAGTGCTCAAGATTTAAGAAATTATGCTCTTGGGTTTTTCCGTGACGGTGTTGAGATGAACCCATGTAATTTTGCTCTTGGTTATTTTAATGAAGTTGATTGTTCTGATGCAAACCCATTGTTTTGGTTATCGGGAGATCCGGTTACAGATTTCGGGTGGATCGGAAATCGTCCAACAAATATCAGAACTCTCTTGCATTCCGGTATGTTTAATCTTCCTAAAAATAATCCAACGGATATAATAGTTGCTTATACAATCGACCGGGGTGGTGACGGTATGGAATCAATTACCAAAACTCGTGAACGTGTTAGTTATTTATTGGAAGAATACGAACGTAATTTTTCTACAATTTTAAGTGTTGATGATAAACCTGAAGAAGTTGTAAATGAATTTTCACTTTCGCAGAATTACCCGAACCCGTTTAATCCAAGCACAACGATTAAATTCACGGTGCCTTCAGACGTGAAACGTGAGACGTCAATCACTAAACTTGTTGTTTATGACATTCTGGGTAGAGAAATAAAAACTCTAGTTAACGAAGTAAAAGCACCCGGAACTTATGAAGTTACTTTCAATGCATCACAGCTCGCGAGCGGGGTTTATTTTTATCGATTACAAAGTGGTTCTTTTATTAAAACAAAAAAAATGGTTCTTCTTCGCTAA
- a CDS encoding T9SS type A sorting domain-containing protein: MKKLLLVILLLTSCVIAQIEDAIKVNNIYLPFNNAGILGEVNIPPLGQGGQFAGNVFLFSGGFWLSGYANDELFANGVASASLVEDYQPGTVGSSPDDLKNIIYRISENSEPFGEDWIKWKDAVEQGAYFYDGDADGIYEPVDKNSNGIWDADEDRPDLIYDELYFTVFNDGVPSSNRRWHTVNPLGIEVRQSIFGSARNSILNNTFFVRYSIVNTGLIADTLKDVIFTSWQDADVGDYIDDTFGSDSTLSSTFMYDLDNHDNDYGIPPAVYFTLVQSPKNYTGNPNDYAINKMGSILGEEQLQYYQNVEERSATYYRKSDPFSGDPNSVQEARNYSLGLNRLGDPIDPCVSNFGRPNEMAVVNCMDCEDVTNLFWVSGDPVTNCGWLSIDESDIRSSLHSNFFEMPVNEPIDIIVAYTIDQGTDGMNSLDLVRERVQYIHEEYERNFSTIVSVDDKPEEVVNEFSLSQNYPNPFNPTTTIQYTISNVGDENIRPLRTQLIVYNILGQVVKTLVNEVKAPGSYEVTFDASQLSSGVYFYRLQSGDFMQTRKMIHMK, translated from the coding sequence ATGAAGAAACTTTTACTCGTCATTTTATTATTAACAAGTTGTGTAATTGCTCAGATAGAAGATGCAATTAAAGTAAATAACATCTATCTCCCGTTTAATAATGCAGGTATTTTGGGTGAAGTAAATATTCCACCACTTGGACAAGGTGGGCAATTTGCAGGTAATGTTTTTCTCTTCTCAGGTGGTTTTTGGCTTTCGGGTTATGCAAACGATGAACTTTTTGCAAACGGTGTAGCCTCTGCATCATTAGTTGAAGATTATCAACCTGGTACTGTTGGAAGCTCTCCGGATGATCTAAAAAATATAATCTATAGAATATCAGAAAACTCTGAACCTTTCGGCGAAGATTGGATAAAGTGGAAAGACGCTGTTGAACAAGGTGCTTACTTCTACGATGGTGACGCTGATGGCATATACGAACCTGTAGATAAAAATAGTAATGGAATTTGGGATGCGGACGAAGATCGGCCTGATTTGATTTATGATGAATTATACTTTACTGTGTTTAACGATGGAGTTCCTTCAAGTAATAGAAGATGGCACACCGTAAATCCTTTAGGTATTGAGGTAAGACAATCTATTTTTGGGTCTGCAAGAAATTCTATATTGAATAACACATTTTTTGTGCGCTATTCGATTGTGAATACCGGATTAATAGCAGATACTTTAAAGGATGTAATTTTTACTTCTTGGCAGGATGCTGATGTTGGTGATTATATCGATGATACGTTTGGAAGTGATTCAACTTTAAGTTCAACATTTATGTATGACTTGGATAACCATGACAATGATTATGGGATTCCGCCGGCAGTATACTTTACATTAGTTCAAAGTCCCAAAAACTATACTGGTAATCCGAATGATTACGCGATAAATAAAATGGGATCCATTTTAGGTGAAGAACAATTACAATATTATCAAAATGTTGAAGAAAGATCAGCTACGTACTATAGAAAATCTGATCCATTTTCAGGTGACCCGAATTCAGTACAGGAAGCCAGAAATTATTCACTTGGATTAAACAGATTAGGTGATCCGATTGATCCTTGCGTTTCTAATTTTGGAAGACCTAACGAAATGGCAGTAGTTAATTGTATGGATTGCGAAGACGTAACAAATCTATTTTGGGTGTCGGGTGATCCGGTTACCAATTGCGGATGGCTTTCTATTGATGAATCGGATATTAGATCATCACTGCACTCCAATTTTTTTGAGATGCCGGTTAATGAACCAATCGATATAATTGTCGCATACACAATTGACCAAGGCACAGATGGAATGAACTCGCTTGATTTGGTTAGAGAAAGAGTTCAGTACATCCACGAAGAATACGAACGTAATTTTTCTACTATTGTTAGTGTTGATGATAAACCTGAAGAAGTCGTAAATGAATTTTCACTTTCACAGAATTATCCTAATCCGTTTAATCCAACTACAACAATTCAATATACAATTTCAAATGTAGGGGACGAAAATATTCGTCCCCTACGCACACAATTGATTGTGTATAACATTTTGGGACAAGTCGTAAAAACATTAGTTAACGAAGTAAAAGCTCCGGGTAGTTATGAAGTTACTTTCGATGCATCACAACTTTCAAGTGGTGTTTATTTTTATAGATTACAAAGCGGTGATTTCATGCAGACTAGAAAGATGATTCATATGAAATAG